One Phoenix dactylifera cultivar Barhee BC4 chromosome 8, palm_55x_up_171113_PBpolish2nd_filt_p, whole genome shotgun sequence genomic window carries:
- the LOC103724147 gene encoding protein VAC14 homolog, whose product MGDYMSIIPAAVLRNLADKLYEKRKNAALEVESIVKQLAVAGEHEKINVVIHLLNEDFTFSPQANHRKGGLIGLAAVTVGLTKEAAHFLEQIVPPVLNSFLDQDSRVRYYACEALYNIAKVVRGDSIIFFNKIFDALCKLSADSDANVQSAAHLLDRLVKDIVTEGDQFSIEEFIPLLRERMNVLNPYVRQFLVGWITVLDSVPEIDMLGFLPEFLDGLFNMLSDSSHEIRQQADSALSEFLQEIKNSPNVDYGRMVEILVQRASSTDEFTRLTSITWINEFVRLGGDQLVPYYADILAAILPCISDKEEKIKIVSRETNEMLRANRADPSEGFDIGSILSIVKRQLASEWEATRVEALHWIATLLAQHRAEVISYLNDIVDSLLRAFSDPSDEVVLLVLEVHASIARDITHFRQLVGLLVHNFRSNHLLLEKRGALIIRRLCVLLDAECVYREFSAILEGEDDLDFAAIMVQALNVILLTSSELTGLRALLKKSLVHPAGKDLFISLYSSWCHSSVALISLCLLAQAYHHTNFIIQSLGEDDINEKFFRQLDKLIRLVETPVFAYLRLQLLEPGKFLWLLRALYGLLMLLPQQSATFKILQTRLKTVPSYALNSEQLKRALSGNPYSQILQITDDTNKTHDAGNMCSAINFPSRMQQFRNMQQRHRMHMKTKLQSRHSTSSMLSQELKVLKI is encoded by the exons ATGGGCGACTATATGTCCATAATTCCGGCGGCCGTCTTGAGGAACCTCGCGGATAAGCTTTATGAGAAGCGGAAGAATGCGGCCCTCGAG GTGGAATCGATCGTGAAGCAGCTCGCAGTTGCAGGAGAGCATGAAAAGATCAATGTGGTGATTCATTTGTTGAACGAGGACTTCACCTTCTCTCCGCAAGCCAATCATCGGAAG GGTGGATTGATAGGGCTTGCTGCGGTGACAGTTGGGTTGACAAAAGAAGCTGCTCATTTTCTGGAG CAAATTGTTCCTCCTGTGCTTAACTCCTTCCTTGATCAAGACAGCAGGGTTCGTTATTATGCTTGTGAAGCACTTTATAATATAGCAAAG GTTGTAAGAGGAGATTCCATCAtatttttcaataaaatatttGATGCACTTTGTAAGCTTTCAGCGGACTCAGATGCAAATGTGCAGAGTGCTGCTCATCTTCTAGATCGGCTTGTAAAG GATATTGTAACTGAAGGTGATCAATTCAG CATAGAAGAATTTATACCTCTTTTGAGAGAGCGCATGAATGTACTCAACCCTTACGTGCGCCAATTTTTGGTGGGATGGATCACCGTACTGGATAGTGTTCCAGAAATTGATATGCTTGGCTTCCTTCCAGAATTTCTCGATG GGTTATTCAACATGTTAAGTGATTCTAGCCATGAGATACGACAACAAGCTGATTCTGCACTTTCTGAATTTCTTCAAGAAATAAAGAACAGTCCA AATGTAGATTACGGTCGGATGGTTGAGATATTGGTACAAAGGGCAAGTTCCACTGACGAATTCACACGTTTGACATCTATCACATGG ATAAATGAATTTGTAAGGCTTGGTGGTGACCAGCTTGTTCCTTATTACGCTGATATTTTGGCAGCCATACTACCCTGCATATCTGACAAGGAAGAGAAGATCAAAATA GTTTCTCGTGAAACCAATGAAATGCTTCGTGCAAATCGTGCTGATCCATCCGAGGGATTTGACATAGGATCAATTCTCTCCATTGTGAAGAG ACAATTAGCTAGTGAATGGGAAGCTACACGAGTTGAGGCTTTGCATTGGATTGCAACACTATTGGCGCAGCATCGAGCTGAG GTCATTTCTTACCTGAATGATATCGTTGACTCTCTTTTGAGGGCATTTTCAGATCCTTCCGACGAG GTGGTTTTGCTGGTGCTAGAAGTGCATGCAAGCATAGCACGAGATATAACACACTTCCGCCAACTTGTTGGTCTTCTAGTTCATAATTTTCGATCAAACCACTTGCTTCTTGAAAA GCGCGGTGCTTTGATAATACGCcgactttgtgtgcttttggaTGCGGAATGCGTTTATCGAGAATTTTCTGCAATTTTAGAGGGAGAAGATGACTTGGATTTTGCAGCCATTATGGTTCAG GCTTTAAATGTGATTTTACTCACTTCATCTGAGCTTACTGGGTTAAGAGCACTTCTAAAGAAATCCTTGGTGCATCCTGCTGGCAAAGACTTATTTATTTCTTTGTATTCTTCCTGGTGCCATTCATCAGTTGCACTGATTAGTTTATGTTTACTAGCTCAG GCTTACCATCACACCAATTTCATAATTCAGTCACTAGGAGAAGACGACATAAATGAGAAGTTCTTCAGACAACTAGATAAGTTGATCCGCTTGGTTGAGACTCCAGTTTTTGCTTATCTAAGATTGCAA CTCCTTGAGCCTGGAAAGTTTTTATGGTTGTTGAGGGCATTGTATGGTCTTCTGATGTTATTACCCCAG caaagtgcaaCCTTCAAGATATTACAGACTCGATTAAAGACAGTGCCATCATATGCTCTCAATAGTGAGCAACTCAAGCGTGCATTATCAGGGAACCCATACTCACAGATTCTTCAGATTACTGATGACACAAATAAGACTCATGATGCAGGAAACATGTGCAGTGCAATCAACTTTCCATCTAGGATGCAACAATTTCGGAACATGCAGCAGCGACATCGCATGCATATGAAAACGAAATTGCAGTCCCGCCATTCAACTTCTTCAATGCTATCACAG GAATTGAAGGTTCTGAAGATCTGA